Proteins encoded together in one Oceanobacillus iheyensis HTE831 window:
- a CDS encoding Rqc2 family fibronectin-binding protein, whose translation MPFDGIVTRAITEELENKIVRGKIAKIYQPTDSEIVMTVRNNSVNQTLLFSIHPTYARFHVTNDNFTNPKEPPMFCMILRKHLSGAIIEKIEQKSLERIVIFSIRTRNEIGDISYKQLIIELMGKHSNLILIDQEKGSIIDSLKHISYSQNRHRSILPGQSYQSPPDQQKFHPLELSSEQFIQKIDFNSGKIDQQMLQMLEGFSPLITKDLASSVALGTNEQYQSMFEEVQHRLASHEYIPTIYKNGKEDFHVLPLTSKSNAENESFESVNQMLDTFYSGKAERDRVKQQAKDLYRFIKNEKQKNERKLKKHQQTVQKSEHADEYQRLGELLTAHMHEVQLGDKQVEVIDYYDPDQKKVLIKLNPQKSPSENAQSYFKTYAKLKKSRQVMQSEMKRTDLEIQYLDQLLQQLDVASTDDIEEIREELREEGYLKKQRQAKKKKKPQKPAPEEYISSDGTTILVGKNNKQNEYATMRLAHRDDIWLHTKDIPGSHVIIRDKQASERTIIEAAQLAAYFSKSQQSSSVPVDYTSIRHVRKPNGAKPGYVIYDNQKTIYVTPSKEIVDRLKKG comes from the coding sequence ATGCCATTTGATGGTATTGTTACTAGAGCTATAACCGAAGAGTTAGAAAATAAAATCGTTCGTGGTAAAATTGCAAAAATCTATCAACCAACCGATAGTGAAATTGTCATGACTGTAAGAAACAATTCTGTTAATCAAACTTTGTTATTTTCGATACATCCAACCTATGCTAGATTCCACGTAACAAATGATAACTTTACGAACCCGAAAGAACCTCCAATGTTTTGTATGATTTTACGAAAGCATTTATCTGGAGCTATTATTGAAAAAATTGAACAAAAAAGTTTAGAGCGAATTGTAATATTTTCTATACGTACAAGGAATGAAATTGGCGATATCAGCTATAAACAACTAATCATTGAACTAATGGGAAAACATAGTAACCTTATCTTAATTGATCAGGAAAAAGGTTCTATCATCGATAGCTTAAAACATATATCTTATTCTCAAAATCGTCATCGGTCCATCCTTCCTGGACAATCATATCAATCTCCACCAGATCAGCAAAAGTTCCATCCATTAGAACTTTCAAGTGAACAATTTATTCAAAAGATTGATTTTAATTCAGGTAAAATTGACCAGCAAATGTTGCAAATGCTCGAGGGTTTTTCTCCATTAATTACAAAGGATCTTGCATCAAGCGTAGCGTTAGGAACAAATGAACAATATCAATCCATGTTTGAAGAAGTACAACACCGACTAGCTTCACATGAGTATATTCCAACAATCTACAAGAATGGAAAAGAAGATTTCCACGTACTTCCATTAACATCAAAAAGTAATGCAGAGAATGAATCTTTTGAATCGGTAAATCAAATGTTAGATACGTTCTATTCAGGAAAAGCAGAACGAGATAGAGTAAAACAACAAGCAAAGGATTTATATCGATTTATAAAAAATGAAAAACAGAAAAATGAACGGAAACTTAAAAAACATCAGCAAACAGTTCAAAAATCAGAGCATGCCGATGAATATCAACGATTAGGAGAACTTTTAACTGCTCACATGCATGAAGTTCAATTAGGCGATAAGCAGGTAGAAGTAATTGATTATTATGACCCTGACCAAAAAAAGGTGTTAATCAAACTAAACCCTCAAAAATCACCTAGTGAAAATGCACAAAGTTATTTTAAAACGTATGCTAAATTAAAGAAATCAAGACAGGTTATGCAGTCAGAAATGAAGCGTACAGACTTGGAAATCCAATATTTAGATCAGTTGTTACAACAACTAGATGTCGCTAGTACAGATGATATCGAGGAAATACGCGAAGAGTTAAGAGAAGAAGGTTATTTAAAAAAACAACGGCAAGCGAAGAAGAAAAAGAAGCCACAAAAACCAGCACCAGAAGAGTATATTTCATCAGATGGTACGACAATCCTTGTCGGCAAAAACAATAAACAAAATGAATATGCAACCATGCGGTTAGCACATCGGGATGATATTTGGTTGCATACAAAAGATATCCCCGGATCTCATGTGATCATTCGTGATAAGCAAGCGAGTGAACGAACGATAATAGAAGCTGCTCAATTAGCTGCTTATTTTAGTAAATCACAGCAATCTTCTTCGGTACCAGTAGATTATACATCCATTCGTCATGTCAGAAAACCTAATGGTGCCAAACCAGGTTATGTTATCTATGACAATCAAAAAACGATTTATGTAACACCATCTAAAGAAATTGTCGATCGATTAAAAAAAGGATAA
- a CDS encoding cation-translocating P-type ATPase, translated as MKWYQLDVEKVEQKLQVISNRGLNNKQAVERRKQHGENILESKKQVSNWILFFKQFQDFMVLVLLAATLIAGLLGEYIDAIAIMVIVLINGCIGFFQEQKAENSLEKLKELSAPIASVLREKQWEKISSRDIVVGDVVRINSGDRIPADIRIIKSNGLETEESALTGESLPVSKHATAITADNLDVQDQTNMGFMGTMVTRGSGTGVVVGTGMKTVMGQIASLIQGTKKTITPLEMKLAELGKILIVVALLLTVLVVGVGVVQGHPMYEMFLAGVSLAVAAIPEGLPAIVTVALSLGVQRMIRKKAIVRKLSAVETLGCASVVCSDKTGTMTENQMTVKEMYLNGEYLYVTGDGYQTQGDFFLNKNKVERTHPNLETMLLYGLICNHSQLMVKKGKNFIDGDPTDGALLVAARKLGLQADRKEDYHVIKELPFDSDRKRMSVVVEDKNGMKMLITKGAPDVLLPRSTYNLDENGRSLLKKEDTRAIEEAVYHMAGKALRTIAIGVRILPNNMDIDSAMIENELTFIGLYGLMDPPRKEVKSAIRECKEAGIKTVMITGDHAHTARAIASHLQLIPENGLVFEGKQLNNMSDQELENIIEDAYVFARVTPEHKLRIVKAFQNKGHIVAMTGDGVNDAPAIKASDIGISMGINGTDVTKEASSLVLMDDNFATIKSAINEGRNIYENIRKFIRYLLASNVGEILVMLFAMLLALPLPLVPVQILWVNLVTDGLPAMALGVDKAEGDVMKRGPRNPREGIFSRGLGYKIVSRGILIGIVTLIAFMVTYQNNPEHLIYAQTTAFATLVVAQLIHVFDCRSEHSVFARNPFGNMYLVYAVLSSLLLLFVVIYWAPLQPIFHTTALSIIDWLLVVGLGAIPTVLFGYSKK; from the coding sequence ATGAAATGGTATCAATTAGATGTAGAAAAAGTAGAGCAGAAGCTCCAAGTAATTTCAAATCGCGGTCTAAATAACAAACAAGCAGTGGAAAGAAGAAAACAACATGGCGAAAACATATTAGAATCTAAAAAGCAAGTTTCAAATTGGATTCTATTTTTTAAGCAATTTCAAGATTTTATGGTATTGGTTTTGTTAGCCGCAACATTAATCGCTGGTTTACTTGGAGAATATATTGATGCAATTGCAATTATGGTGATTGTATTAATAAATGGATGTATTGGTTTTTTTCAAGAACAAAAAGCAGAAAACTCACTAGAAAAATTAAAAGAGCTATCTGCACCGATTGCTAGTGTATTACGTGAAAAACAGTGGGAAAAAATATCTTCTCGAGATATCGTTGTCGGAGATGTAGTACGCATTAATAGTGGAGATCGTATACCAGCTGATATTCGTATAATTAAGTCTAACGGTCTGGAGACCGAGGAATCTGCATTGACTGGAGAATCCCTACCTGTAAGCAAACATGCGACAGCAATAACTGCTGATAACCTAGATGTTCAAGACCAAACGAATATGGGATTTATGGGAACAATGGTTACTCGTGGTTCTGGAACAGGTGTTGTTGTTGGGACGGGTATGAAGACAGTGATGGGTCAGATAGCATCTCTCATTCAAGGCACGAAAAAAACAATAACTCCACTTGAGATGAAACTTGCTGAATTGGGGAAAATTTTGATTGTTGTTGCTCTCTTATTGACTGTGCTGGTAGTAGGAGTAGGGGTAGTACAAGGCCATCCTATGTACGAAATGTTTTTGGCAGGTGTCTCACTTGCGGTAGCAGCTATTCCGGAAGGACTCCCCGCAATCGTGACAGTGGCGTTGTCTCTTGGAGTACAACGAATGATACGAAAGAAAGCAATTGTACGTAAATTATCAGCAGTAGAAACATTAGGATGTGCGTCTGTTGTTTGTTCCGATAAAACAGGAACCATGACGGAAAATCAAATGACCGTTAAAGAAATGTATTTGAATGGGGAATATTTATATGTAACAGGAGATGGCTATCAAACTCAAGGTGACTTCTTTTTGAATAAGAATAAAGTGGAACGAACGCATCCAAACTTAGAGACAATGTTACTGTATGGATTGATATGTAACCATTCTCAATTAATGGTGAAAAAAGGAAAAAACTTCATTGACGGAGATCCAACAGATGGAGCTTTATTAGTTGCAGCACGAAAATTAGGGCTGCAAGCTGATAGAAAAGAAGATTATCATGTTATAAAAGAATTACCATTTGATTCTGATCGCAAACGAATGAGTGTAGTCGTTGAAGATAAGAATGGGATGAAGATGCTTATTACAAAAGGAGCTCCCGATGTACTATTACCACGCTCTACCTATAATTTAGATGAAAATGGACGTTCACTATTAAAAAAAGAAGACACCAGAGCGATTGAGGAAGCTGTTTATCATATGGCAGGAAAAGCGCTTCGTACAATTGCGATTGGGGTGCGTATTTTACCGAATAATATGGATATAGACAGTGCAATGATTGAAAATGAACTAACATTTATCGGATTGTATGGATTAATGGATCCACCTAGAAAAGAAGTGAAGTCAGCGATACGAGAATGTAAAGAAGCAGGTATTAAAACGGTAATGATAACAGGAGATCATGCACATACTGCTCGAGCAATTGCTAGTCATTTACAATTGATACCAGAAAACGGGCTCGTATTTGAAGGTAAACAATTAAACAACATGTCGGATCAGGAATTGGAAAATATAATAGAGGATGCATACGTTTTTGCTAGGGTTACTCCAGAACATAAATTACGAATTGTAAAAGCTTTTCAAAATAAAGGACATATAGTTGCAATGACTGGAGATGGAGTAAATGATGCTCCGGCAATCAAAGCAAGTGATATCGGAATAAGTATGGGGATTAACGGTACTGATGTAACCAAAGAAGCTTCATCCCTCGTATTAATGGACGATAACTTTGCAACTATTAAATCAGCAATCAATGAAGGCAGAAACATCTATGAAAATATACGGAAATTTATACGATATCTTTTAGCATCGAATGTTGGAGAGATACTAGTCATGTTATTTGCTATGTTACTAGCATTACCGTTACCCCTCGTTCCAGTACAAATACTTTGGGTGAATTTAGTGACGGATGGATTACCTGCAATGGCTCTTGGGGTGGATAAAGCGGAAGGCGATGTAATGAAGCGTGGGCCAAGGAATCCAAGAGAAGGTATTTTTTCAAGAGGATTAGGTTATAAGATTGTATCACGAGGGATTTTGATAGGGATTGTTACACTTATTGCTTTCATGGTTACGTATCAAAATAATCCAGAGCATTTAATTTATGCGCAGACTACTGCATTTGCTACATTAGTAGTTGCACAATTGATTCATGTATTTGATTGTCGTAGTGAACATTCGGTTTTTGCAAGAAATCCATTTGGAAATATGTACCTTGTTTATGCCGTGCTTTCCTCATTATTATTGTTATTTGTTGTGATTTACTGGGCACCGCTTCAACCTATTTTCCATACAACTGCTCTCAGCATTATAGATTGGCTGTTAGTCGTTGGGTTAGGAGCAATACCGACTGTACTTTTTGGTTATTCAAAAAAATAA
- the remA gene encoding extracellular matrix/biofilm regulator RemA has translation MNLSLINIGFGNVVSANRIISIVSPESAPIKRIITVARDNNKLVDATYGRRTRAVIITDSDHVVLSAVQPETVGQRVISNDEISDE, from the coding sequence TTGAATTTAAGTCTAATAAATATTGGTTTTGGTAACGTTGTTTCTGCCAATCGAATAATTTCAATTGTTTCACCGGAGTCGGCACCTATTAAGCGTATTATAACTGTTGCTAGAGATAATAATAAACTAGTGGATGCTACATATGGTAGACGTACAAGAGCAGTTATAATTACAGATAGTGACCATGTTGTTCTTTCTGCTGTACAGCCAGAAACTGTTGGTCAGCGAGTAATTAGTAACGATGAAATTTCAGATGAGTAG
- the gmk gene encoding guanylate kinase produces MIKEKGILFILSGPSGVGKGTVRKKLFEEETDLQYSISMTTRDRRPGEVDGVDYFYKTKEEFEQLIKDGQLLEYAQYVNNYYGTPRNYVEETLENGQDVFLEIEVQGALQVKENFPEGVFIFLFPPSLDELKNRIVSRGTESQELVLNRLKEARNEIEMMDAYDYVVVNDKVQHAVDKVKTIIKSEHLKRERIAKQYKKILEDGLS; encoded by the coding sequence TTGATAAAAGAGAAAGGCATTTTATTTATTCTATCTGGCCCATCCGGAGTGGGAAAAGGGACGGTAAGAAAGAAACTATTTGAAGAAGAAACAGATTTACAATACTCTATTTCTATGACAACAAGAGATAGACGACCTGGTGAAGTAGATGGTGTTGATTATTTTTATAAAACGAAAGAAGAATTTGAACAATTAATTAAAGACGGCCAGCTTTTAGAATATGCTCAATATGTCAATAATTATTATGGAACACCTCGTAACTATGTGGAAGAAACGTTAGAAAATGGTCAAGATGTTTTCTTAGAAATAGAAGTGCAAGGTGCATTGCAAGTAAAAGAAAATTTCCCAGAAGGCGTATTTATATTCTTGTTCCCACCAAGTCTTGATGAGTTAAAAAACCGCATTGTGAGTCGTGGAACAGAATCCCAAGAATTGGTTTTAAATCGATTAAAGGAAGCTCGCAATGAAATCGAGATGATGGATGCTTATGATTATGTAGTGGTTAATGATAAAGTACAGCATGCGGTAGATAAAGTAAAAACAATAATCAAAAGTGAGCATTTGAAACGAGAGCGAATTGCAAAACAATATAAAAAGATACTGGAGGATGGGTTATCATGA
- the rpoZ gene encoding DNA-directed RNA polymerase subunit omega, which yields MMLEPSIDSLQKRIKSKYSLVTLSARRARQLSETNQPLVEKSKSHKFVGMALEEIEAGKLYIEN from the coding sequence ATGATGTTAGAACCTTCTATTGACTCTTTACAAAAACGAATTAAATCTAAATACAGTCTAGTAACATTATCTGCAAGAAGAGCAAGACAACTGAGTGAGACAAATCAACCATTAGTTGAAAAGTCTAAATCTCATAAGTTTGTCGGTATGGCTCTTGAAGAGATTGAAGCAGGCAAACTATATATTGAGAATTAA
- the coaBC gene encoding bifunctional phosphopantothenoylcysteine decarboxylase/phosphopantothenate--cysteine ligase CoaBC has translation MLQNKKILLGVSGGIAVYKACGLASKLTQAGAEVRVIMTESAQEFVSPLTFQALTRNPVYTDTFDEKNPKKIAHIDIADWADIAIIAPATANIISKLASGQADDMLSTTMLATQAEVYIAPAMNVHMYAHPAVMNNMKQLESWGYHFIEPGAGYLACGYVGKGRLEEPEEIVSVIQRHVSKQQYLHGKKILISAGPTRETVDPVRFFSNRSSGKMGFALAEAAANLGAEVTLVSGPVSLQTNHPNINRIDITSAQEMYDEITSRFDHQDIVIKSAAVADYRPKFMHQGKMKKKDRDYTIEMERTKDILATLGEQKRHQFLVGFAAETDTPIEYGLGKLDRKNLDAIVVNDISSDGAGFEGDTNIVTYINKKKQQKSIHQATKSDIAYQLFELISQDLKDDDR, from the coding sequence ATGCTACAAAACAAGAAAATTTTACTTGGTGTCTCCGGTGGGATAGCTGTATATAAGGCTTGTGGTCTGGCAAGTAAACTAACTCAAGCAGGTGCAGAAGTCAGAGTGATAATGACAGAAAGCGCACAAGAATTTGTTTCACCGCTAACTTTTCAAGCATTGACTAGAAATCCAGTGTATACAGACACATTTGATGAAAAAAATCCGAAAAAAATAGCACATATTGATATAGCTGATTGGGCGGATATTGCCATTATTGCTCCAGCTACAGCAAATATTATTAGCAAACTGGCTAGTGGACAAGCAGACGATATGCTCTCAACTACTATGTTAGCGACACAGGCAGAAGTCTATATAGCGCCTGCAATGAATGTACATATGTATGCTCATCCAGCCGTCATGAATAATATGAAACAACTTGAATCTTGGGGATATCACTTTATTGAACCGGGTGCAGGTTATTTAGCATGTGGTTATGTTGGTAAAGGGAGACTAGAAGAACCTGAAGAGATTGTATCTGTTATCCAAAGACATGTATCAAAACAACAATATTTACATGGGAAGAAAATCCTTATTTCTGCAGGTCCTACACGAGAAACCGTAGATCCTGTCCGTTTTTTCTCCAATCGTTCATCGGGGAAAATGGGATTTGCCTTGGCAGAAGCAGCCGCAAATCTAGGGGCTGAAGTTACACTTGTTTCAGGTCCGGTAAGTTTACAAACTAATCATCCTAATATTAATCGAATCGATATAACCTCTGCTCAAGAGATGTACGATGAGATTACAAGTCGGTTTGACCATCAAGATATAGTAATTAAATCAGCAGCGGTTGCTGATTATCGTCCTAAATTCATGCATCAAGGAAAGATGAAGAAAAAGGATAGAGATTATACAATTGAAATGGAAAGAACAAAAGATATATTAGCAACACTAGGTGAGCAGAAGAGACATCAATTTTTAGTAGGGTTTGCTGCTGAAACAGATACACCGATTGAATACGGATTAGGAAAGCTAGATCGTAAAAATTTAGATGCAATTGTAGTAAACGATATTAGTTCAGATGGTGCAGGTTTTGAGGGAGACACGAATATTGTTACGTATATTAATAAGAAAAAACAGCAAAAATCAATTCATCAAGCAACAAAATCAGATATAGCTTATCAATTATTTGAATTAATTTCCCAAGACTTAAAGGATGATGACCGTTGA
- the priA gene encoding primosomal protein N' → MNIASVIVDVPSSSTNQTFDYCIPEQFQGVIQKGMRVIVPFGPRKIMGFVTGVKDGTSLSKVKDIIDVLDITPVLTDELLSLSRWVSEKTLSLSITVLQTMLPQVLKSQYSKDLVRETEAELPDELEALFASRESIDFDEVGKSTISYRIIKNHIDSGDLSVSYHVQSRITKKYQTMVVPSKSPIQLEEEIMSLPKNASKQKQLLTYLADNQSEIDKKQLLQETNTSVQTVKAIEEKGIIKTYKKEVFRDPYKDQYIEPTFPLNLTKEQAQAMEPIKYSLDNHINETFLLHGVTGSGKTEIYLQAIQQVIEEGKEAIVLVPEISLTPQMVNRFKGRFGSKVAVMHSGLSSGEKYDEWRKIHRQEVQVVVGARSAIFAPFENLGIIIIDEEHETTYKQEDQPRYHARDVAIERAAYHQCPVVLGSATPSLESFARASKNVYTLLTLQERTNHQTMPKVEIVDMRNELHAGNRSMFSRPLMEQMDERLRRGEQIVLLLNRRGYSTFVMCRDCGHVCECPHCDIALTYHKNTQRLKCHYCSYEQSVPQTCPECESDLIRYFGTGTQKVEEALAKQIPEARVIRMDVDTTRRKGSHEKLLRQFSEKKADILLGTQMIAKGLDFANVTLVGVLSADSMLHIPDFRSSERTFQLLTQVSGRAGRHELPGEVIVQTYTPEHYSIEFASVYDYDNFYRKEMAMRKAFQYPPYVFLGLITVAHENHARAIQVTQEIVQMLSNIVEERTTVLGPTPSPVPRIKDRYRYQCMIKYKNEPNLHEYLGHIQDHFSDEIRKQQMQLTIDMQPYYMM, encoded by the coding sequence TTGAATATAGCTAGTGTTATTGTGGATGTGCCATCTAGTTCAACAAATCAAACATTCGATTATTGTATTCCTGAACAGTTTCAGGGGGTTATCCAAAAGGGGATGAGAGTAATTGTACCCTTTGGGCCAAGAAAAATTATGGGATTTGTGACAGGTGTTAAGGATGGAACTTCTTTATCAAAGGTAAAAGATATCATTGATGTTTTGGATATAACCCCTGTTCTAACAGATGAGTTATTAAGTTTAAGTAGGTGGGTTTCTGAGAAAACATTAAGTCTTTCTATTACTGTTCTGCAAACGATGCTTCCACAGGTTTTAAAATCACAGTATAGCAAAGACTTAGTGAGAGAGACAGAAGCCGAATTACCAGATGAGCTTGAGGCATTATTTGCTAGTCGTGAGTCGATCGATTTTGATGAGGTTGGAAAATCAACCATCTCTTATAGAATAATTAAAAATCATATTGATTCTGGAGATTTATCAGTGTCATATCATGTGCAATCTAGAATCACGAAGAAATATCAAACGATGGTAGTTCCTTCAAAATCCCCAATTCAGTTAGAAGAGGAGATAATGAGTTTACCGAAGAATGCGAGTAAACAAAAGCAATTATTAACGTATCTTGCAGATAATCAGAGTGAAATAGATAAGAAACAACTATTACAAGAAACCAATACTTCTGTACAAACAGTAAAGGCAATTGAAGAAAAGGGAATAATCAAAACCTATAAGAAAGAAGTCTTTCGTGATCCATACAAAGATCAATATATCGAACCTACTTTCCCACTAAATCTAACGAAAGAACAAGCCCAAGCTATGGAACCAATAAAATATAGTCTGGATAACCACATCAATGAAACTTTCTTATTACATGGGGTAACTGGTAGTGGGAAAACTGAGATTTACTTACAAGCGATTCAACAAGTAATCGAGGAAGGTAAAGAGGCTATTGTGCTTGTACCAGAAATTTCTCTAACACCTCAAATGGTAAATAGATTTAAAGGAAGATTCGGTAGTAAAGTAGCAGTAATGCATAGTGGATTATCTTCCGGAGAAAAGTACGATGAATGGAGGAAAATTCATCGACAAGAAGTACAGGTAGTTGTAGGTGCTCGTTCAGCAATATTTGCTCCTTTTGAAAATTTAGGAATAATTATTATAGACGAAGAGCATGAAACGACTTATAAACAAGAGGATCAACCCCGTTACCATGCAAGAGATGTCGCGATAGAAAGAGCAGCGTATCATCAATGTCCGGTTGTGCTTGGGAGTGCCACTCCATCGCTTGAATCCTTTGCTAGAGCCTCCAAAAATGTATATACCCTATTAACATTACAGGAGAGAACCAATCATCAAACCATGCCAAAGGTTGAGATTGTAGATATGCGTAATGAATTACATGCTGGTAATCGATCGATGTTTTCTCGACCATTAATGGAACAGATGGATGAAAGATTACGTCGCGGAGAACAAATTGTACTTTTATTAAATCGTCGTGGATATTCTACATTTGTCATGTGTAGAGATTGTGGACACGTATGCGAATGTCCCCATTGTGATATTGCACTGACTTATCATAAAAATACACAGCGTTTGAAATGCCATTATTGTTCTTATGAACAATCGGTGCCACAGACTTGCCCTGAGTGTGAAAGTGATTTAATTCGATATTTCGGTACAGGTACACAAAAAGTAGAAGAAGCTTTAGCAAAACAAATACCTGAGGCTAGAGTAATTAGGATGGATGTCGATACAACAAGAAGAAAAGGTTCCCATGAAAAACTCCTGAGACAGTTTTCCGAGAAAAAGGCAGATATTTTATTAGGGACACAAATGATTGCTAAGGGTCTTGATTTTGCTAATGTTACATTAGTGGGGGTACTTTCTGCAGACTCGATGTTACACATCCCAGACTTTCGATCATCGGAACGAACCTTCCAATTACTAACGCAGGTTAGTGGAAGAGCTGGGAGACATGAGCTTCCAGGGGAAGTAATTGTTCAGACGTATACACCAGAACATTATAGTATTGAGTTTGCATCTGTGTATGATTACGACAACTTCTATCGGAAAGAAATGGCGATGAGAAAGGCATTTCAATATCCACCTTATGTGTTTTTAGGATTAATAACAGTAGCTCATGAAAATCATGCGAGAGCAATTCAAGTTACCCAGGAAATTGTACAGATGCTTTCCAATATTGTGGAAGAAAGGACTACAGTATTAGGTCCAACCCCATCTCCAGTGCCTAGGATCAAAGATAGATATCGCTATCAATGCATGATAAAATACAAAAATGAGCCGAATTTGCATGAATATCTAGGACATATACAGGATCATTTTTCGGATGAAATTAGAAAGCAACAAATGCAATTAACTATCGATATGCAACCGTATTATATGATGTAA
- the fmt gene encoding methionyl-tRNA formyltransferase, whose protein sequence is MKRIVFMGTPDFAVPVLQKLLELKYDIVLVVTQPDRPKGRKKVITPPPVKEEAIKHDLDIFQPEKLRDDYKKITDLKPDLIVTAAYGQILPKEILEIPTFGCINVHASLLPELRGGAPIHYAIMQGKEVTGVTIMYMAEKLDAGDILTQVEVPIEQDDHVGTMHDKLSLAGANLLSETLPSLFNNEITPKKQDESLVTFASNITREQERIDWSKTANEIINQIRGLHPWPVAFTTYEGKVMKIWWGQELSKSSKSGNIGEIIEKDTDGFYVQCGNNTVVKVSEIQPAGKKRMLVEDYLKGSQDRIKIGIKLGE, encoded by the coding sequence ATGAAACGAATTGTGTTTATGGGTACCCCAGATTTTGCGGTACCAGTATTACAGAAGTTACTAGAATTAAAATATGATATTGTGTTAGTAGTTACCCAACCCGATCGTCCAAAAGGCAGAAAAAAAGTTATCACTCCACCACCGGTTAAAGAAGAAGCGATTAAACATGATTTAGATATTTTTCAACCAGAGAAACTTCGAGATGATTATAAAAAAATTACAGATTTAAAACCTGACTTAATAGTAACAGCGGCATATGGACAAATATTGCCGAAGGAGATATTAGAAATTCCAACCTTTGGCTGTATTAATGTACATGCTTCACTTCTCCCAGAATTACGTGGCGGTGCACCAATTCATTACGCAATTATGCAAGGGAAAGAAGTGACCGGAGTTACGATTATGTATATGGCAGAAAAATTAGATGCAGGAGATATTTTAACGCAAGTTGAAGTTCCAATTGAACAGGATGATCACGTTGGAACAATGCATGATAAATTATCATTAGCTGGTGCGAATCTGTTAAGTGAAACACTACCATCACTGTTTAATAATGAAATAACACCGAAGAAGCAGGATGAAAGTTTGGTTACTTTTGCTTCTAATATTACAAGAGAACAAGAACGGATTGATTGGTCGAAAACAGCTAATGAAATTATAAATCAAATCAGAGGCTTACACCCATGGCCAGTAGCGTTTACAACCTATGAGGGGAAAGTAATGAAAATATGGTGGGGCCAAGAATTATCTAAATCATCGAAATCAGGTAATATTGGTGAGATTATTGAAAAAGATACAGATGGCTTTTATGTACAATGTGGTAATAACACGGTTGTAAAAGTTAGTGAAATTCAACCTGCTGGTAAAAAACGCATGTTGGTTGAAGATTATTTGAAAGGTTCTCAAGATCGAATAAAAATAGGAATTAAATTAGGTGAATAA